The genomic segment GACGCAAGAAGGATGCCTTTTTGTATAATATAAGCCCTTCTCTTGCGTTGTTTATCAAGTGCGCTCTTCAGAGCGTTAAAGCTGCTGAATTGCTTTTTCTTTGCATAGTAGGTGTAAGAATAGCTTGCGCTTCCATCCTGCGTCACCTTAATAACCCCGTGCCCGCCTGCTCCGCAAACCGGCTTGATGACAACCATTCGATGCGTTTGCAGCATGCTCCTCAAGTTTTCCCCAGTATACCGTCTGGTAGGGGGAATATGCGGGGCAATACCCGCGTGTGACAATAATACGGCCGTCTTCGCCCACTTGCTCGCCAACTGCCTGCCCTGATGTTCGCTCAAAAGCTACCAGCTCCTTTCCTGCTTCCTCCTCCATA from the Paenibacillus sp. BIHB 4019 genome contains:
- a CDS encoding YheC/YheD family protein; this translates as MSEHQGRQLASKWAKTAVLLSHAGIAPHIPPTRRYTGENLRSMLQTHRMVVIKPVCGAGGHGVIKVTQDGSASYSYTYYAKKKQFSSFNALKSALDKQRKRRAYIIQKGILLASVGSRPIDYRVKYVKTDRGWVYRSMVGRIAREGLFVTNLCRGGTMVSAAEGIRRSISGTAVRAKKSKMRELTVQATQLLESRFPGIGQLGFDYGIDKSGKIWIFEVNTRPQ